The Propionispora hippei DSM 15287 genome includes a window with the following:
- the lexA gene encoding transcriptional repressor LexA — translation MNNDAYLNSRQQQILDYIKSTLRAKGYPPSVREIGEAVGLSSSSTVHSHLSKLEQLGLIKRDPTKPRAIDVLDEAPWRQKHLTPVPLVGCVTAGQPILAIENIEETYPLPTELVRDDNVFMLTVKGTSMINAGILDGDYILVREQKDANNGDIVVVLIDNEETTVKRFYKEKNVVRLQPENDQMAPIYVKDVAIVGKVVGVLRLL, via the coding sequence ATGAACAATGACGCTTATCTAAATTCGCGACAGCAGCAAATATTGGACTATATAAAGAGTACTTTGCGGGCTAAAGGCTATCCGCCATCAGTGCGTGAAATCGGCGAAGCTGTGGGATTGAGTTCCAGTTCTACCGTCCATAGTCATCTTTCCAAATTAGAACAGTTAGGACTGATCAAACGCGACCCAACCAAACCCCGCGCCATTGATGTGCTGGATGAAGCTCCCTGGCGCCAAAAACATTTGACTCCTGTCCCTTTGGTTGGCTGTGTCACAGCGGGACAGCCTATCTTAGCTATAGAAAATATTGAAGAGACCTACCCCCTGCCGACAGAACTGGTTCGGGACGACAATGTTTTTATGCTGACTGTGAAAGGAACCAGTATGATCAATGCCGGAATTCTTGACGGTGACTATATTCTGGTCAGAGAGCAAAAAGATGCAAATAACGGCGATATTGTTGTAGTGCTTATTGATAATGAAGAAACTACGGTGAAACGATTTTACAAAGAGAAGAATGTCGTCCGCTTACAGCCGGAAAATGATCAAATGGCTCCAATTTATGTAAAGGATGTAGCCATTGTTGGTAAGGTTGTTGGTGTATTGCGATTATTGTAA
- a CDS encoding VanW family protein yields MQIASGKRTTNIILFLAIIVLFSSVSLFAANAAFAVRDEIYTGVKIANIPVGGLSEEEARTKLTTLLNDRLAKNPLILIYKDREWTIQPTEIKLSADIDSLIKQAYQVGRSGNIIQRLQERYITINKGYQLPINFAYDKEKLSEILTSIATTLNQEPQSARVVLHGVKIVSIPDTEGLKVDVEATTKAINDKINADSFPYKVSLVVNVTKPNIVLEDLKSIDDLIASYTTQFNSQNENRVQNIRLAAKSVNNILLRPGETFSFNQTVGLRLAEYGYKEAPVFINGKLVPDWGGGVCQVSSTLYNAVLLADMNILERTSHYRPPGYVPLGQDATVADNLLDFRFSNSSDHNIFIGSELTDTHLTIYVFGKSEKRPEITVTATDKKVIEPNTIVKQDPELELGKEVVESEGEKGFQVTTYRIKQLNGKEISRELLAKDEFPPDDRIVRVGTKNLHDQK; encoded by the coding sequence GTGCAAATTGCATCAGGAAAACGTACCACCAATATTATTCTCTTTTTAGCTATTATTGTTTTATTTAGTTCGGTTAGTTTATTTGCTGCCAACGCCGCGTTTGCCGTTAGAGATGAAATTTATACCGGCGTCAAAATTGCTAATATTCCTGTCGGTGGCCTCTCCGAAGAAGAGGCCCGGACCAAGCTGACTACACTGCTGAACGACCGTCTCGCCAAAAATCCGTTAATACTGATCTATAAAGATCGTGAATGGACAATCCAGCCTACAGAAATTAAATTGTCAGCAGATATTGATTCACTAATTAAGCAGGCTTATCAGGTCGGCCGAAGCGGTAATATCATTCAGCGTCTGCAAGAACGGTATATCACTATTAATAAAGGCTATCAACTGCCTATTAATTTTGCTTATGATAAGGAAAAACTCAGTGAGATACTAACTTCTATTGCGACTACGCTGAATCAAGAACCGCAAAGTGCCAGAGTAGTGTTACATGGGGTAAAAATTGTCTCTATCCCTGATACAGAGGGACTAAAGGTAGATGTGGAAGCTACTACCAAGGCAATTAATGACAAGATTAATGCCGATAGTTTTCCTTATAAAGTTTCTCTGGTTGTGAATGTTACCAAACCTAACATCGTCTTAGAAGATTTGAAAAGCATTGATGATCTCATTGCAAGTTACACTACACAATTTAATTCGCAAAATGAAAATCGTGTACAAAATATCCGTTTGGCTGCCAAAAGTGTAAATAATATCTTATTGCGTCCAGGTGAAACATTTTCCTTCAATCAAACTGTTGGCTTACGTCTGGCGGAATACGGCTATAAAGAAGCGCCTGTTTTTATTAACGGTAAGTTGGTTCCCGACTGGGGTGGCGGCGTCTGTCAGGTTAGCAGCACTTTGTATAACGCAGTGTTGCTGGCCGATATGAATATTTTGGAAAGAACTTCTCATTATCGTCCACCTGGATATGTACCATTGGGACAGGATGCAACGGTTGCCGACAATTTACTTGATTTTAGATTTAGTAATTCATCAGACCATAACATTTTTATTGGCAGTGAATTAACCGATACCCATCTGACCATTTACGTATTCGGTAAGAGTGAAAAGCGTCCGGAAATTACAGTGACTGCTACAGACAAAAAGGTGATAGAACCAAATACAATTGTGAAACAGGACCCGGAGCTGGAATTGGGGAAAGAAGTGGTAGAATCGGAAGGGGAAAAAGGCTTCCAGGTGACAACCTACCGGATTAAGCAATTGAATGGCAAGGAAATCAGCCGGGAACTGTTGGCTAAAGATGAATTTCCTCCTGATGACCGGATTGTGCGGGTAGGCACCAAAAACTTGCATGATCAAAAATAA
- a CDS encoding PRC-barrel domain-containing protein: MKKSVDILGLQVISISEGKELGSVKGLVINSSEGSVAALIIDDGKWYLGAKLLPFSAIAGIGEYAVTVEGSDEVLSVSTAPDYEKLLAADIRIIDTKIVTKTGRILGKVVEFNIDENGKIVACDIEDVKGEALTLAAQRVITFGKQVTVIAEEDAFITETTVPVTKEPPVQPKEEVAPAPVVKTALPVEAAEKQQEEPEKKVDDKHRKFLLGKKASRRIETDNGVIIVDQGGEITEEVLQKAKLAGKFVELSMNIQ, encoded by the coding sequence ATGAAAAAGAGTGTAGACATTTTAGGGTTACAAGTGATTAGTATTAGCGAAGGTAAAGAGTTAGGCAGCGTTAAAGGGTTAGTGATTAATTCCAGCGAGGGAAGCGTAGCCGCACTAATTATTGACGACGGTAAATGGTATTTAGGAGCAAAACTATTGCCTTTTTCCGCTATTGCCGGCATTGGTGAATATGCTGTCACGGTGGAAGGCAGCGATGAAGTATTATCAGTCTCCACAGCACCTGATTATGAGAAGTTGTTAGCTGCCGACATTAGAATTATAGACACCAAAATCGTGACCAAGACAGGCCGGATATTGGGTAAGGTAGTCGAGTTTAATATTGACGAAAACGGAAAAATTGTTGCTTGTGATATTGAGGATGTAAAAGGTGAAGCGCTCACCTTAGCAGCGCAACGAGTTATTACATTTGGTAAACAAGTTACCGTTATCGCCGAAGAGGATGCCTTTATTACTGAAACAACTGTTCCGGTAACCAAAGAACCCCCTGTCCAGCCTAAGGAAGAAGTAGCACCGGCACCGGTGGTAAAAACTGCGCTGCCGGTCGAAGCAGCGGAAAAGCAGCAAGAAGAACCGGAAAAGAAGGTGGACGACAAACACCGTAAATTCTTGTTAGGGAAAAAAGCCAGCCGTCGTATTGAGACAGATAATGGCGTAATTATAGTGGATCAGGGTGGAGAAATTACAGAAGAAGTACTGCAAAAAGCAAAACTTGCTGGGAAATTTGTTGAACTCTCAATGAATATTCAATAA
- a CDS encoding tetratricopeptide repeat protein — translation MEYIIVTLTAVTATTLIVYKLGNRLTGVTLHIKSLILCAICALFISLILPRIVVDFAGLSGSVIFLLFFAIIFAYFVAQYDASCKPTQSTHQVIHSETFSEACTAAQIPVADSVAGHIPPSLALLPSEKVEVITETQPEFAVTAASVAVLETEYTSYNNPQEKPEPVAPIILQQINDNEECHIEEVAEEVKKTDNPNLIDFINPAITAETAEFETAATVSIAANQDIVSATVAEELPQAIPFTDLAAPVVSLEELMEMAYLEKEQKNFNQALTLFRQALSRYPEDDTAPFLTVEIGNILKNKGLYDEAIQIFSDGRNLSGLRNDPLLEQEFISTVAFLRIIKNTLLQHRLGFVPFNSIPEAIMEEINTEFREWRNLS, via the coding sequence TTGGAGTATATTATTGTTACCTTAACGGCAGTGACAGCAACTACACTGATCGTTTATAAGCTGGGAAACAGACTAACTGGCGTAACCTTGCATATAAAGTCCCTGATTTTATGTGCCATATGCGCTTTATTTATTAGTCTGATTTTGCCGCGAATTGTAGTAGATTTTGCCGGTTTGTCCGGCAGTGTTATTTTTTTGTTGTTTTTTGCTATCATTTTTGCTTATTTTGTTGCTCAATATGATGCTTCCTGTAAACCTACCCAGTCAACTCATCAAGTAATACATTCCGAGACTTTTTCCGAAGCCTGCACAGCGGCCCAAATCCCTGTCGCCGACAGTGTTGCGGGCCATATCCCACCGTCGCTTGCACTGCTGCCTTCGGAAAAGGTAGAAGTGATCACAGAAACTCAGCCGGAATTTGCTGTGACTGCAGCTTCTGTTGCAGTACTGGAAACAGAGTATACATCTTATAACAATCCTCAGGAAAAACCGGAGCCGGTGGCGCCGATTATACTTCAACAGATAAATGATAACGAGGAATGTCATATAGAGGAAGTGGCTGAAGAAGTGAAAAAAACAGATAATCCTAATCTGATTGATTTTATCAATCCGGCGATAACCGCCGAAACAGCTGAATTCGAAACGGCAGCTACCGTTTCAATAGCTGCCAACCAGGATATTGTTTCCGCAACTGTTGCTGAAGAACTGCCTCAGGCTATTCCGTTCACCGATTTAGCTGCACCGGTTGTTTCACTGGAAGAATTAATGGAAATGGCCTATCTGGAAAAGGAGCAAAAAAACTTTAATCAAGCGCTTACTCTTTTCCGGCAGGCTTTGTCCCGATATCCGGAAGATGATACTGCTCCGTTCTTAACTGTCGAAATAGGCAATATCCTAAAAAATAAAGGACTCTATGATGAGGCAATACAAATATTTTCAGATGGGCGCAACTTATCAGGACTGCGCAACGATCCATTATTAGAGCAGGAATTTATCTCGACAGTGGCTTTTTTACGAATTATCAAAAATACCTTGCTTCAGCATCGGTTGGGGTTTGTCCCCTTTAACAGCATCCCGGAAGCAATTATGGAAGAAATTAATACTGAGTTTCGCGAATGGCGCAACCTAAGTTAA
- a CDS encoding methionine gamma-lyase family protein codes for MCFSESLLALRHKALEEVKPYYSAVDDIAEKNTARILEIFRKHQIASYHFSATTGYGYNDAGRDKLEEVWADVCGAEKALVRTQFVSGTHALATVLFGILRPGDELLAVTGAPYDTMQSVIGYAQDSPGSLKDFGVAYREIAMTASGEVDFAALKNAIHAKTKVALIQRSRGYSLRNPLQISQITAICEFIKRIKPDCICFVDNCYGEFVDSLEPTVAGADIMAGSLIKNPGGGLAATGGYIAGRSDLVEMAAYRLTAPGIGSEVGSSISGNRLLYQGLFMAPHTTAQAVKGAIFAAAFFSLSGYTTFPGLSERRSDIIQAIQLNSPEKMVAFCRGLQKYSPVDSHVKPEPSGMPGYSDAVIMAGGTFVQGSSIELSADGPLRPPYAVYLQGGLTLEHVILGVMGAAAEMENLR; via the coding sequence ATGTGTTTTTCCGAATCTTTATTGGCTTTACGTCACAAAGCGTTAGAAGAAGTGAAACCTTATTATTCAGCCGTCGATGATATTGCCGAAAAAAATACGGCCCGTATATTAGAAATCTTTCGCAAGCATCAGATTGCCAGCTATCATTTCAGTGCCACCACCGGCTACGGTTACAATGATGCCGGCCGCGATAAACTGGAAGAAGTGTGGGCTGATGTCTGCGGTGCGGAAAAAGCCTTAGTTAGAACTCAATTTGTATCGGGTACGCACGCACTGGCTACTGTATTATTTGGTATATTGCGCCCCGGCGATGAACTGCTTGCCGTTACCGGTGCACCTTATGATACCATGCAATCAGTCATTGGCTATGCCCAAGATAGCCCCGGCTCTCTAAAGGATTTCGGAGTTGCCTATCGGGAAATCGCCATGACCGCAAGTGGTGAGGTGGACTTTGCCGCCCTAAAGAACGCCATTCACGCCAAAACTAAAGTAGCTCTTATTCAGCGGTCCCGCGGCTACAGTCTTAGAAATCCCTTACAGATCAGCCAAATTACCGCTATCTGTGAGTTTATAAAAAGGATCAAACCGGATTGTATCTGCTTTGTCGACAACTGCTATGGCGAATTTGTGGACAGCCTTGAACCGACAGTAGCCGGAGCGGACATCATGGCCGGCTCGTTAATCAAGAATCCTGGTGGCGGCTTGGCAGCTACCGGCGGTTACATTGCAGGTCGTTCGGATTTGGTTGAAATGGCCGCTTACCGTCTTACTGCCCCCGGCATAGGCAGTGAGGTGGGATCTTCGATTAGCGGCAACCGCTTGCTCTACCAGGGCTTGTTTATGGCTCCTCACACCACGGCGCAAGCCGTGAAAGGTGCCATTTTTGCTGCTGCCTTTTTCTCCCTGTCAGGTTATACTACCTTTCCCGGACTAAGCGAACGGCGCAGCGATATTATCCAGGCTATCCAACTGAATTCACCAGAGAAAATGGTGGCTTTTTGCCGGGGACTGCAAAAATATTCTCCGGTCGATTCTCATGTGAAACCGGAACCAAGCGGCATGCCGGGCTATAGCGATGCCGTTATTATGGCGGGTGGTACTTTTGTCCAGGGTTCTTCCATCGAACTTAGTGCGGATGGTCCGCTCCGTCCGCCCTATGCCGTCTATTTGCAAGGGGGGTTAACCTTAGAGCATGTCATACTGGGGGTAATGGGAGCGGCGGCAGAAATGGAAAACCTCAGATAA
- the hflX gene encoding GTPase HflX, translating into MNKIQGNINGIRKSMLSRLDALYEYTIPPDQPATIELINLLAAFTTEINREVMVYINRKGQIIQIAIGDAVTVSLPELPVKRSLNRLSGLRCLHTHPNGNSELSAVDISALQEMRFDFMAAIGVGETPADTKVTLGVIAGITDEDIYRFEMAGPFQAENFVQLDFPALVRQIEETLLRQTTFSNLEKPERALLVGLESSQAWDIRDSLQELEQLAETAGASVVGKTWQKRERPDATFFIGRGKIQELSLLRQQQNVNMIIFDDELIPSQQRNIEQALGVKIIDRTALILDIFAQRARSHEGKLQVELAQLKYNLPRLSGQGLVLSRLGGGIGTRGPGETKLEVDRRRIRSRISFLEGEINTIRAKRNLHRAKRQEARVPTIALVGYTNAGKSTLLNKMTQSEVLAEDKLFATLDPTTRRFTLGNGKEALLTDTVGFIQKLPHQLVAAFRATLEEISYADILLHVVDASSPLLQEQSDAVLQVIAELELSNKPLITVFNKIDQINDPEQISDLLLQKDSVAISAKKNAGLDRLLQEIEKLLDSQTVDTELFIPYNDTGIISQLYNCAVVHNVDYQAEAIRVKVSLTPELVKRYSIYITGEK; encoded by the coding sequence TTGAATAAAATCCAGGGAAACATTAATGGAATCCGTAAAAGTATGCTGTCCCGCCTGGACGCGCTATATGAATATACAATTCCGCCTGATCAGCCGGCCACAATAGAATTAATCAATTTGTTGGCGGCATTTACTACGGAAATAAACCGGGAAGTTATGGTTTACATAAATAGAAAAGGACAGATTATACAAATTGCCATTGGTGACGCTGTCACTGTCTCGTTGCCTGAACTACCGGTAAAACGTTCGTTAAACAGATTAAGCGGTCTCCGTTGCCTGCATACTCATCCCAACGGCAATAGCGAATTAAGTGCCGTTGATATCAGCGCATTGCAGGAAATGCGTTTTGACTTTATGGCTGCCATCGGGGTGGGGGAAACACCTGCTGATACCAAGGTTACCTTAGGCGTAATTGCCGGCATTACCGATGAAGATATTTACCGTTTTGAAATGGCCGGACCATTCCAGGCAGAGAATTTCGTACAACTGGATTTTCCGGCCTTAGTCAGGCAAATAGAAGAGACGTTACTACGCCAAACAACGTTCAGTAATCTGGAAAAGCCGGAACGGGCTTTGCTTGTTGGTCTGGAAAGCTCTCAGGCCTGGGATATACGGGATTCTCTCCAGGAATTGGAACAACTTGCCGAAACGGCAGGTGCCAGTGTCGTGGGGAAAACCTGGCAGAAACGGGAGCGACCGGACGCCACTTTTTTTATTGGCCGTGGAAAAATACAAGAGCTTAGTCTTTTGCGTCAACAACAAAATGTCAACATGATTATTTTTGACGATGAACTTATCCCTTCCCAGCAACGAAATATCGAACAGGCTTTAGGCGTTAAAATTATCGATCGCACAGCCCTTATTTTAGATATTTTTGCACAGCGTGCCCGTTCTCATGAAGGTAAGTTGCAAGTGGAATTAGCACAATTAAAATATAACCTTCCCCGCTTAAGCGGACAGGGCTTGGTTCTTTCCAGATTAGGAGGCGGGATTGGGACACGCGGCCCCGGCGAAACCAAACTGGAGGTAGACCGCCGCCGGATTCGCTCCAGAATCAGTTTTCTTGAGGGTGAGATTAATACCATTCGTGCCAAACGTAACTTACATCGCGCCAAAAGGCAGGAAGCACGCGTACCAACCATAGCCTTAGTTGGTTATACCAATGCCGGTAAATCTACTTTACTCAACAAAATGACTCAATCCGAGGTATTGGCGGAAGATAAGCTTTTTGCTACCTTAGATCCTACAACCAGACGCTTCACGCTAGGCAATGGGAAGGAAGCCCTGCTAACAGACACCGTTGGTTTTATTCAAAAGCTTCCTCACCAACTGGTGGCTGCTTTCCGGGCTACTTTAGAGGAGATTTCCTACGCGGATATTCTGCTGCACGTAGTGGATGCCAGCAGTCCGCTTCTCCAGGAACAAAGTGATGCTGTGCTGCAGGTTATTGCTGAATTGGAACTAAGCAATAAACCATTGATTACAGTATTTAATAAAATTGATCAAATTAACGACCCGGAACAGATAAGCGATTTGTTGCTGCAGAAAGACAGTGTCGCCATTTCAGCGAAAAAAAACGCCGGTCTTGACCGGCTGTTGCAGGAAATAGAAAAACTTTTGGACAGCCAAACAGTTGACACTGAATTATTTATACCATATAATGACACCGGCATTATTTCACAATTATATAACTGTGCCGTTGTTCATAACGTTGATTATCAAGCTGAGGCGATCCGCGTAAAAGTTTCCCTAACACCTGAATTAGTCAAACGTTATAGTATATACATAACAGGAGAGAAGTAG
- a CDS encoding TraR/DksA C4-type zinc finger protein has translation MNESERQKYKTRLLQEKERLGSQISRLAEAETSKAMSDSIGELSMYDNHPADIGDELFERSKDMALRENEELLLAEVETALEKLSAGNYGICDACGQEITKERLNAIPWASKCLSCQQASDHPDSTPRPLEEELLEPPFQRTFLDRTEFNSFDGEDALQAVMRFGSSDTPQDIPGTDDYQTLFPNSNNEHQGLVEKTDAIPNQTTEKRK, from the coding sequence ATGAATGAAAGTGAACGTCAAAAATATAAGACTCGTTTATTGCAAGAAAAAGAACGGCTTGGTTCCCAGATTTCCCGCTTAGCTGAGGCGGAAACCTCAAAGGCTATGTCTGATTCTATCGGGGAATTATCTATGTATGACAATCATCCTGCTGATATTGGCGATGAATTGTTTGAACGCAGTAAAGACATGGCCTTGCGTGAAAATGAAGAGCTGCTGTTGGCAGAGGTGGAAACTGCTCTGGAAAAACTATCTGCCGGCAACTATGGTATTTGCGACGCTTGTGGACAGGAAATCACTAAAGAACGCTTGAATGCCATTCCCTGGGCTTCAAAATGTCTTTCGTGTCAACAAGCGTCTGATCATCCCGATTCTACCCCTAGGCCGCTCGAAGAAGAACTTTTAGAGCCTCCCTTTCAGCGCACTTTTTTAGATCGGACAGAATTTAACAGCTTTGATGGCGAAGATGCATTACAGGCGGTTATGAGATTTGGCAGTTCCGACACTCCCCAGGATATTCCCGGCACAGATGATTACCAGACTTTGTTTCCCAATAGTAATAATGAACATCAGGGGCTTGTGGAAAAAACCGATGCCATTCCTAACCAAACGACGGAAAAAAGAAAATAG
- a CDS encoding nitroreductase family protein, translating into MTGEIFECMRESQTVRNFRQEPVTDENIAKLIEAACWAPSAGNLQPWFFYVVKNEKVKQRLAAACTDQPQVAEAPVAIVVMADPAKSNEKYGERGAQLYCLQDTAAAAENLLLAAESMGLATCWVGGFDEPQVQRLVEAPPRLRAVAIICVGHSDEQVSSPKERLRVAEVTKIIH; encoded by the coding sequence ATGACAGGAGAAATTTTCGAATGTATGAGGGAATCACAAACAGTACGAAATTTTAGACAGGAACCCGTTACAGATGAAAATATTGCCAAACTTATCGAAGCTGCCTGCTGGGCTCCCAGTGCCGGTAACCTACAGCCATGGTTTTTCTATGTAGTAAAAAACGAAAAGGTAAAACAACGGCTGGCCGCAGCCTGTACTGACCAGCCACAGGTTGCCGAGGCTCCTGTGGCCATTGTTGTTATGGCCGATCCAGCAAAATCAAATGAAAAATATGGCGAAAGAGGCGCACAGCTCTATTGCCTCCAGGACACGGCGGCGGCAGCAGAAAATCTATTATTGGCCGCCGAAAGTATGGGACTGGCAACCTGCTGGGTCGGTGGCTTTGATGAGCCGCAGGTACAAAGATTAGTGGAAGCACCGCCACGCTTACGAGCTGTCGCCATTATCTGTGTAGGCCATAGTGATGAACAGGTAAGCTCGCCTAAAGAGCGATTGCGGGTAGCTGAAGTAACCAAAATAATTCATTAA
- a CDS encoding DUF5665 domain-containing protein yields the protein MANEKNESEMLALQMEKLVRHFEALRIADYMELLEKPFRLIAINFVAGLSRGFGIAIGATLIFALMLEFLRRLIMLNIPGIGGFIAELIRIVEMKNGQI from the coding sequence ATGGCTAATGAAAAGAATGAATCGGAAATGCTTGCTCTCCAAATGGAAAAATTAGTACGGCATTTTGAGGCCCTGCGTATTGCCGACTATATGGAATTACTGGAAAAGCCGTTTCGATTAATAGCCATAAATTTTGTGGCCGGCTTGTCCAGAGGATTTGGTATAGCCATTGGTGCAACCTTGATTTTTGCTTTAATGCTGGAATTTTTGCGGCGTCTGATTATGCTGAATATTCCTGGGATTGGCGGTTTTATTGCCGAATTGATTCGTATTGTGGAAATGAAAAACGGTCAAATTTAA
- a CDS encoding DivIVA domain-containing protein yields the protein MLTPLDIHNQEFKRSFRGYNEEEVDEFLDRVIKDYEQLYRENIEIKESLDRLNSKLEHFQNMENTLHNTLMIAQETAEEVKLNAKKETELLIKETEIKAQKMIEEAMGKVRKMSGEYEELQKQAQIFRTRIRTLLQAQLEMVKNAEEDDVR from the coding sequence ATGCTAACACCCTTAGACATTCATAATCAGGAATTCAAACGCAGCTTCCGTGGCTATAACGAAGAAGAAGTGGATGAGTTTTTAGACCGGGTGATTAAAGATTATGAACAGCTATACCGGGAAAATATCGAAATCAAGGAATCCTTAGATCGTCTAAACAGTAAACTGGAACATTTTCAGAATATGGAAAACACCTTGCATAATACACTGATGATTGCGCAAGAAACGGCAGAAGAAGTAAAGTTAAATGCTAAAAAAGAAACGGAATTATTGATTAAGGAAACGGAAATCAAAGCGCAAAAAATGATTGAAGAGGCTATGGGTAAGGTGCGGAAAATGAGTGGTGAGTATGAAGAACTTCAAAAACAGGCACAGATTTTTCGCACCCGTATCAGAACACTGCTGCAGGCTCAACTGGAAATGGTAAAAAATGCGGAAGAAGACGATGTCCGATAA
- a CDS encoding YlmH family RNA-binding protein: MAEREKILRYYRASGDEAIAAQLLDLAENTLRSRKYKISDFLDPYGFTIAETIIAHYDGRLVLQALGGYEDAERNKAVFISNDYLGKVDSPIAALQISWDGRYDHLSHRDVLGALIGLGIKREVFGDILMQGEQCQIIVDRTLAAFVLENLSDVGSAKVSVAEIALTDIVAPEKKVKEIKTTVASLRLDVIAAAGFGVSRSRMADEIAADKIKVNWQSAKNSAQTVKQGDVLSMRGRGRVEVCEIIGQTKKGRTSIFLKRFI, encoded by the coding sequence ATGGCTGAAAGGGAAAAAATCTTACGTTATTACCGTGCCAGCGGGGACGAGGCGATAGCTGCCCAATTATTGGATCTGGCTGAAAATACTCTCCGGAGCCGAAAATATAAAATCAGCGATTTTCTTGATCCCTATGGGTTTACTATTGCGGAAACAATCATTGCTCATTATGATGGGCGTCTAGTGCTGCAAGCTTTAGGCGGTTATGAGGATGCTGAACGCAATAAAGCTGTTTTTATAAGTAACGATTATTTAGGAAAAGTGGATTCACCAATAGCGGCCCTGCAAATAAGCTGGGATGGCCGCTATGATCATTTGTCCCATCGGGATGTCCTCGGCGCCTTGATCGGCTTGGGTATCAAACGGGAAGTTTTTGGTGATATCCTAATGCAGGGAGAACAATGTCAAATTATTGTTGACCGGACATTGGCCGCATTTGTCTTGGAAAACCTTAGTGATGTCGGCTCAGCCAAAGTGAGTGTGGCTGAAATTGCTCTTACCGACATTGTGGCACCGGAAAAGAAGGTCAAGGAAATTAAGACAACTGTTGCGTCCCTGCGACTGGATGTGATTGCCGCCGCCGGCTTTGGTGTCTCCCGCAGCCGGATGGCTGATGAAATTGCGGCAGATAAAATCAAGGTGAATTGGCAGAGTGCCAAAAATAGTGCTCAGACTGTGAAACAGGGTGATGTCCTTTCTATGCGCGGTCGTGGACGGGTAGAGGTATGTGAAATTATCGGGCAAACGAAGAAGGGACGGACTAGTATATTTTTAAAACGGTTTATATAG